The Sorangiineae bacterium MSr11367 genome window below encodes:
- a CDS encoding amino acid adenylation domain-containing protein: protein MTTEPATDVRIADVYDLSPMQQGMLFQYLYASKTTMYRERLHCQLRGPLDVNLFRKAGQWLVTRHAALRTCFSWERRDKLLQIVLENAELPWEYNDLRALSPEARQLCLGQIVDLIDEEQFDLAQAPLFRITVVRTEDELHHLVVSYHHIIMDGWSAGVAISELFSAYDALVQKRPLEVSPVRPFRDYIIWLRQQETSAAEAYWRKKLEGFVAPTPIGFDRAVAATSGAGSRGGSHQHREIFLSAETTAGMDAFARTHRITQNTLLQGAWAWLLGAYSGEQDIVFGAVTSGRPSDLTGVESMVGLFVNSLPNRIQVDPDAQLVPWLQEILKSQVEARQFGYVSLVQAQEWSQVRRPFPLFESLQGLQNLPLTAADFAKISESLGIGGVDYTNHVGVPLILIAMPGEQLSIRAIYDASRFQASDIDRILAHHVTLLENMIAHPGARLAELTCMSDEERALILGPWRMSDRPGAPDSCIHELVEAQVLRTPKAIAATFEDQRLTYAELNQRANQLAHYLRARGVGPEIIVGICVERSLEALVAMLAVLKAGGAYACFDANDPRERLAFMLEDTAPAVVLTLERLLDRLPSHEKDTVVLDRDWAKIAKHDTSNPSGGATPRNLAYIVYTSGSTGRPKGALMEHRGVRNVLDDHRGLFGVGLGTRMLQFARFTFDASVWEIYLSLTSGGTVCFARDEAMMPGRRLGDLIRKEKIELTLLAPSVMAVMSEESIPTFRVVAAGSEAVPPALVAQWGERCKVIHVYGPTETTIICVSFECDGWDGERRLPLGRPTPGVQVYILDSQLRPVPSGVPGELCIGGPGVSRGYLHRPELTASKFVQSPFSNDPDDRLYRSGDLVRWGSDGLIEYIGRTDSQIKLRGFRVELGEIETVLSEHPAVEQSVVIPREGFDGEKQLVAYVTRKKTGSAGAERASSAWHGEQVAQWSDLFDRAYHDGAPSPSDAAFNIAGWNSSFTGAPIPANEMREWVDATVASITRTKPRSVLEIGCGTGLLLFRLAPQTTRYVGLDFSKVALDYVGQHLAAHAQDGLAHVELLQRKADDLSGIESGFESVVINSVVQYFPSAEYLRSVVTRAVSATCDGGCVFVGDVRSFPLIEAFHAAVQLFRADPGLTTERLAALIRTEIDKDEELLVDPAFFHALAHELPRIRGVEVHHKRGLGQNEMTLFRYDVVLHVGPRRGAEAAVEGAPHLDWTREGLSVAALRERLERHDQDVLVVDGIPNARLVGAVHLAELVKRGDAPATVAALRETLKAAVEGAVDPETLCLTVADLPYDVDIAWAGHGAEGRFNATFRRRGTTKWLPTPKLQGFDGNWDQYTNDPLKRRASAQLVSELRERMQRKLPEHMVPASIVVLDAFPKTTTNKVDRRALPAPGDEDGRERTRYVAPRTTEEVQIQQIWQEVLQLRSVGVHDDFFDLGGHSLLAVRLMATIKRQLGVDLSLSTLFRGFTIEKMADLAAAARAGIASSPIVRMTGVRTDKAPFFCAPPGGGNLVCYVDLARRLGASRTVYGLESPGLVGEGNGFDTIEKLATHCIEAMKTVQPKGPYHLGGWSFGGLVVYEMAKQLEEMGDPVAFLGLFDTSLPTRAKQVDDSNDLHARRMVRTAKSVEMLFGLSIHLRYEELVSLNPSAQLEVFLARTRQSDPSPDGLLTAKIVQYLRLLESNLAVYRTYRPAPLLPGGDLSMTFFRAKDPLPETMVELEHTAHDAAEGWMELAPGRVRLIDVPGDHLNMFRPPHVDVLAASLNRCFEGIP from the coding sequence ATGACGACCGAGCCCGCCACCGACGTGCGAATCGCCGACGTCTACGACTTGTCGCCCATGCAGCAGGGCATGTTGTTCCAATACCTGTACGCGTCGAAGACGACGATGTACCGCGAACGACTCCATTGCCAACTGCGCGGCCCGCTCGACGTGAATCTCTTTCGCAAAGCGGGGCAATGGCTGGTCACCCGGCACGCGGCGCTGCGCACGTGCTTCTCGTGGGAACGGCGGGACAAGCTCCTTCAGATCGTCCTGGAGAACGCGGAGCTGCCTTGGGAGTACAACGATCTTCGCGCCCTATCGCCCGAGGCGCGGCAGCTTTGCCTCGGGCAGATCGTGGACCTCATCGACGAGGAGCAGTTCGACCTCGCCCAGGCGCCGCTCTTTCGGATCACCGTGGTCCGCACCGAGGACGAGCTTCATCACCTGGTCGTCAGCTACCACCACATCATCATGGACGGCTGGTCCGCCGGGGTGGCCATCTCGGAGCTGTTCAGCGCCTACGACGCGCTGGTGCAAAAACGCCCGCTCGAAGTGTCGCCCGTGCGCCCTTTTCGGGACTACATCATCTGGCTTCGCCAGCAGGAGACGTCGGCCGCGGAAGCGTATTGGCGCAAGAAGCTCGAAGGCTTCGTCGCGCCGACGCCCATCGGCTTCGACCGCGCCGTGGCCGCCACGAGCGGCGCGGGCTCGCGCGGCGGAAGCCACCAGCACCGCGAGATCTTCCTCTCGGCCGAAACCACCGCGGGCATGGATGCCTTCGCGCGAACGCACCGCATCACGCAAAACACCCTACTTCAGGGCGCGTGGGCGTGGCTGCTCGGTGCGTACAGCGGCGAGCAGGACATCGTCTTCGGGGCAGTGACGTCCGGGCGGCCGTCGGACCTCACCGGCGTCGAGTCGATGGTCGGCCTCTTCGTCAATTCGCTCCCGAATCGGATTCAAGTCGATCCGGACGCGCAGCTCGTTCCATGGCTTCAGGAAATCTTGAAGTCGCAGGTCGAGGCGCGGCAATTCGGATACGTGTCGCTCGTGCAGGCGCAGGAATGGAGCCAGGTGCGCAGGCCGTTTCCGCTCTTCGAGAGCTTGCAGGGGCTGCAGAATCTGCCCCTCACGGCCGCCGACTTTGCGAAGATCAGCGAGAGCCTGGGCATTGGCGGCGTCGACTACACGAACCACGTGGGCGTGCCGCTCATCCTCATCGCCATGCCCGGAGAGCAGCTCTCCATTCGTGCCATTTATGACGCGAGCCGATTCCAGGCCAGCGACATCGACCGGATCCTTGCGCATCATGTGACGCTCCTGGAGAACATGATCGCGCACCCCGGGGCGCGGCTCGCCGAGCTCACGTGCATGAGCGACGAGGAGCGTGCGCTCATCCTGGGCCCGTGGCGGATGTCCGATCGCCCGGGCGCCCCCGATAGCTGCATCCACGAGCTCGTCGAAGCCCAGGTCCTCCGCACGCCCAAGGCCATTGCGGCCACCTTCGAGGACCAGCGGCTCACCTACGCCGAGCTCAATCAGCGCGCCAATCAGCTCGCCCACTACCTGCGCGCACGCGGGGTAGGCCCCGAGATCATCGTCGGCATTTGTGTCGAGCGCTCGCTCGAAGCGCTCGTCGCGATGCTCGCCGTGCTCAAGGCGGGCGGGGCGTACGCGTGCTTCGATGCCAACGATCCGCGCGAGCGGCTGGCGTTCATGCTCGAGGATACCGCGCCCGCGGTGGTGCTGACCTTGGAGCGGCTGCTCGACCGTCTTCCGAGCCACGAGAAGGACACCGTGGTCCTCGACCGCGACTGGGCGAAGATTGCCAAGCATGACACGTCGAATCCCTCCGGCGGTGCGACGCCGCGAAACCTCGCGTACATCGTCTACACGTCCGGCTCGACGGGAAGGCCCAAGGGCGCGCTGATGGAACACCGCGGCGTGCGCAATGTCCTCGATGACCATCGCGGGTTGTTTGGGGTCGGCCTCGGCACGCGCATGCTTCAATTCGCGCGATTCACCTTCGATGCCTCCGTTTGGGAAATCTATCTTTCGCTCACCTCGGGCGGGACGGTCTGCTTTGCCCGCGACGAGGCCATGATGCCCGGCCGGCGCCTGGGCGATCTCATTCGCAAGGAAAAGATCGAGCTGACGCTGTTGGCCCCGTCGGTGATGGCCGTGATGTCGGAGGAGTCGATTCCCACGTTCCGCGTGGTCGCTGCAGGGAGCGAGGCCGTGCCGCCTGCACTGGTCGCGCAGTGGGGCGAACGTTGCAAGGTGATTCACGTGTACGGGCCCACCGAGACGACCATCATCTGCGTCTCGTTCGAGTGCGATGGTTGGGACGGTGAGCGGCGGCTGCCCTTGGGGCGTCCGACGCCGGGGGTTCAGGTCTACATTCTCGACAGCCAACTGCGGCCGGTCCCCAGCGGCGTGCCGGGAGAGCTGTGCATCGGAGGTCCGGGCGTCTCGCGTGGATACCTCCATCGCCCCGAGCTTACCGCGAGCAAATTCGTCCAATCGCCATTCTCGAACGATCCCGACGACCGCCTCTATCGATCGGGCGATTTGGTGCGGTGGGGCTCGGACGGCCTGATCGAGTACATCGGCCGCACCGACTCCCAGATCAAGCTGCGCGGCTTTCGGGTGGAGCTCGGCGAGATCGAAACCGTGCTGTCCGAGCATCCTGCGGTGGAACAGTCCGTGGTCATCCCGCGGGAGGGCTTCGACGGAGAAAAGCAGCTGGTGGCTTACGTCACCCGAAAGAAGACCGGATCGGCCGGCGCCGAACGCGCGTCATCGGCCTGGCACGGCGAACAGGTCGCCCAGTGGTCCGATTTGTTCGACCGGGCCTACCACGACGGCGCCCCGTCGCCGAGCGATGCGGCCTTCAACATCGCCGGGTGGAACAGTAGCTTCACCGGCGCGCCCATCCCCGCGAACGAGATGCGCGAATGGGTCGATGCCACGGTGGCAAGCATTACCCGGACGAAGCCGCGGAGCGTTCTCGAGATCGGCTGCGGCACGGGGCTGTTGCTCTTTCGCTTGGCGCCGCAGACGACCCGCTACGTGGGGCTCGATTTCTCCAAGGTCGCCCTGGACTACGTGGGCCAACACCTGGCCGCGCACGCGCAGGACGGGCTCGCGCACGTGGAGCTGCTGCAGCGCAAGGCGGACGACCTTTCCGGCATCGAAAGCGGGTTCGAGTCGGTCGTGATCAACTCCGTCGTGCAGTACTTCCCCAGCGCGGAATACCTTCGGAGCGTCGTGACGCGTGCGGTCTCCGCCACCTGCGACGGCGGCTGCGTCTTCGTCGGCGACGTGCGCAGCTTTCCCTTGATCGAAGCGTTCCACGCGGCGGTGCAGCTGTTTCGGGCCGATCCGGGGCTGACCACGGAGAGGCTCGCCGCGCTCATTCGGACCGAGATCGACAAGGACGAAGAGTTGCTCGTCGATCCCGCGTTTTTCCATGCCCTCGCGCACGAGCTTCCCAGGATTCGCGGGGTGGAGGTGCATCACAAGCGCGGCCTGGGGCAGAACGAGATGACACTCTTCCGCTACGACGTCGTTCTCCACGTCGGGCCGCGCCGCGGAGCCGAAGCCGCCGTCGAAGGCGCCCCGCACCTGGATTGGACCCGCGAGGGCCTGAGCGTGGCGGCGCTGCGCGAGCGTCTCGAGCGCCACGATCAGGACGTGCTCGTCGTCGACGGCATCCCCAATGCGCGCCTCGTGGGGGCGGTGCATCTCGCCGAGCTCGTGAAGCGCGGCGACGCCCCGGCCACCGTGGCCGCGCTGCGCGAAACCTTGAAGGCGGCCGTGGAGGGCGCCGTGGACCCGGAGACGCTCTGCCTCACGGTGGCCGATCTTCCCTACGACGTGGACATCGCCTGGGCAGGCCACGGGGCCGAAGGGCGCTTCAATGCCACGTTCCGACGGCGCGGCACGACGAAATGGCTGCCGACACCCAAGCTTCAGGGGTTCGACGGGAATTGGGATCAGTATACGAACGATCCGCTCAAGCGGCGCGCATCGGCCCAACTCGTTTCGGAACTTCGCGAACGCATGCAACGCAAGCTGCCCGAGCACATGGTGCCGGCGTCCATCGTCGTGTTGGACGCGTTCCCGAAGACGACCACCAACAAGGTCGACCGGCGCGCCCTCCCGGCCCCCGGCGACGAAGACGGAAGGGAACGCACGCGCTACGTCGCCCCGCGCACGACCGAGGAGGTGCAAATCCAGCAAATCTGGCAAGAGGTGCTCCAGCTGCGTTCCGTGGGCGTGCACGATGACTTCTTCGACCTCGGCGGGCATTCGCTCCTAGCGGTGCGCCTGATGGCCACCATCAAGCGGCAGCTCGGCGTCGATCTGTCGCTCTCGACGCTCTTCCGCGGCTTCACCATCGAAAAGATGGCCGACCTGGCCGCCGCCGCACGCGCGGGCATCGCCTCGAGCCCCATCGTGCGCATGACCGGCGTTCGAACCGACAAAGCACCATTCTTCTGTGCGCCGCCGGGCGGCGGAAACTTGGTTTGCTATGTCGATTTGGCGCGCCGGCTCGGCGCGTCGCGAACCGTCTATGGCCTGGAGTCGCCCGGACTCGTCGGCGAGGGCAACGGCTTCGACACGATCGAGAAGCTTGCCACCCATTGCATCGAGGCCATGAAGACCGTGCAGCCCAAAGGACCGTACCACCTCGGCGGATGGTCGTTCGGTGGCCTCGTCGTCTACGAGATGGCCAAACAACTCGAGGAGATGGGCGATCCCGTGGCGTTCCTCGGCCTCTTCGACACGTCGCTGCCGACCCGCGCCAAGCAGGTCGACGACTCCAACGATCTCCATGCACGGCGCATGGTTCGAACGGCCAAGTCGGTCGAAATGCTCTTTGGCCTTTCGATTCACCTTCGGTACGAAGAGTTGGTCTCGCTGAACCCGAGCGCGCAGCTGGAGGTCTTTCTCGCGCGAACACGCCAATCGGATCCTTCGCCGGATGGCCTGCTGACCGCGAAAATCGTTCAATATCTCCGATTGCTCGAATCGAATTTGGCCGTCTATCGAACGTACCGCCCAGCGCCCCTACTACCGGGCGGCGATCTCTCGATGACGTTCTTCCGCGCCAAAGACCCATTGCCGGAAACGATGGTCGAATTGGAACACACTGCCCACGATGCGGCGGAGGGCTGGATGGAGCTCGCCCCCGGCCGCGTTCGACTCATCGACGTCCCCGGTGATCACCTCAACATGTTCCGCCCACCGCACGTGGACGTCCTCGCCGCGTCGTTGAATCGGTGCTTCGAGGGCATCCCGTAG
- a CDS encoding acyltransferase domain-containing protein, translating to MTRTTDEELDGIAIIGMSGRFPGARDLDQFWKNLRDGVESITFFPDAELVQAGVDPEALRTPGYVKASPVLEGIDRFDASFFGVSPGEARVLDPQHRLLLETAWSTMEDAAYDAESYPGIIGAFFTGGESGYLWTHVLEGRSPTERGHAGLHMAFMSAYFSNARDFLSTRVSYKLNLRGPSLTVQAACASSLVAIHLACQSLVAGECDMALAGGSTLKIPHGRGHFYEEGSILSPDGHCRPFDAEAQGTIFGSGVAVVLLKRLADAHRDGDRIRAVIRGSAINNDGSLKMGYTAPSVDAQARAVSDALFLAGVSADSIGYVECHGTATNLGDPIEIAALTQAFRADTQAQQFCAIGSVKSNIGHLDHLAGIAGLIKTTLALEHRAIPASLHFRRPNPQIDFERSPFFVNTTLRDWTSGDEPRRAGVTSVGAGGTNVHVVLEEAPERNAESVPEPFKLLTLSGHTEADLERVTERLAAHLAAHPEIDVNDAAYTLQIGRKPLTHRRIAVVRDAGDAADVLTARDPRRLASGRSSAEVPGVVFMFPGQGAQYVGMGRALYERNGVFREHFDACCDLVRPHVRTDLRELLYPSRLSDEDSEARLRATESAQPALFALEYALARQWMAWGVQPGAMIGHSVGEWVAACLAGVVSLPDALSIVAVRGRLVQALASGSMLSVPLREDELAPLLGEGLEIAAINEPARCVVSGPDAPIAALELRLRERFASSGTDATTRRLHTSHAFHSAMMDPAVAPFLAVLRRVTFSEPRIPFVSNVTGTWITDAEATSPEYWAAHLRRPVLFSKGIREILRRAPSVLLEVGPGRVLSTFAIRHLEKTMGHGVVASLGDAASESALTAVGKVWLAGVSVDWAAVHAGHGRRRIGLPTYPFAGPRHWIDDPPAPEPEVHSASPGGEPRTESEKTLARIWQSLLGVERIGLDDNFFELGGDSVIGVQIAARAEKAGLRITPKQLFDHATIRTLAEIARPTGVLPAEQGPLVGPVPTTPAMRRMLEAYDDASRFKNLPLHLDWREPPNVRVLEETLRHLALHHDALRMRLRLLDGTLQLYYAESAEAAWSPALEHVDVSHCSEAEQSAIARQVETSLARDLMTPDSPMVRAVLFDRGRVAPHRLTFVFNHLIADIAAQGILVEDLEALYARLAAGRPPELPPKTTSFRAWVEQISAPESRGSARPTFDRAERHSVVVSFSLDADETRALVEVQKMHHTRIEVLLLAAAVRAFQRWTGERRIAFDLEGEGREVALPGVDVSRTFGWFTTLFPMVFELGSDHDPMRDVKALKEQVATIAREGIGHGLLDAPNDPRPETLFVYLGPNTDVESRLFLRPSQDGLAEYFAGFRPDHYRLLITSHMAHGGLEVLFTYDTQRFDAGAIETLASLFGSSLRAIFAARAADAAAAASPVDFPGADLTDADLADLLDEFQAK from the coding sequence ATGACGCGAACGACGGACGAAGAACTCGACGGAATCGCGATCATCGGCATGAGCGGGCGCTTTCCGGGCGCGCGCGACCTCGATCAGTTCTGGAAAAACCTGCGGGACGGCGTCGAATCGATCACGTTCTTCCCCGACGCGGAGCTCGTGCAGGCCGGGGTCGACCCCGAGGCCCTGCGCACGCCGGGCTATGTCAAAGCATCGCCGGTCCTCGAGGGCATCGACCGCTTCGACGCCTCGTTCTTCGGGGTGAGCCCCGGGGAGGCGAGGGTCCTCGATCCGCAGCACCGCCTGCTGCTCGAGACCGCGTGGAGCACGATGGAGGACGCGGCCTACGACGCGGAATCCTACCCGGGCATCATCGGTGCGTTCTTCACCGGCGGCGAGAGCGGCTACCTGTGGACCCACGTCCTCGAGGGGCGAAGCCCCACCGAACGGGGCCATGCCGGGCTCCACATGGCCTTCATGTCCGCGTACTTCAGCAACGCGCGCGACTTCCTCTCCACGCGCGTTTCGTACAAGCTCAATTTGCGCGGGCCGAGCCTCACCGTGCAGGCCGCCTGCGCGAGCTCCCTCGTGGCCATTCACCTGGCGTGTCAGAGCCTCGTGGCCGGCGAGTGCGACATGGCGCTGGCCGGCGGCTCCACCTTGAAGATCCCGCACGGGCGCGGACACTTCTACGAGGAAGGCTCCATCCTTTCGCCCGACGGACATTGCCGCCCGTTCGATGCCGAGGCCCAGGGGACGATCTTCGGAAGCGGCGTGGCCGTCGTTCTCTTGAAGCGGCTCGCCGACGCGCACCGCGACGGCGATCGCATCCGAGCGGTCATCCGAGGTTCGGCGATCAACAACGACGGCAGCCTGAAGATGGGCTACACGGCTCCCAGCGTCGACGCGCAGGCGCGGGCGGTCTCCGACGCCCTGTTCCTCGCGGGCGTTTCCGCCGACTCGATCGGGTACGTCGAGTGCCATGGCACGGCGACGAACCTCGGCGATCCCATCGAGATTGCCGCGCTGACGCAGGCCTTTCGCGCCGACACGCAAGCGCAGCAGTTTTGCGCGATCGGCTCGGTCAAGAGCAACATCGGGCACCTCGATCACCTGGCGGGCATCGCGGGGCTCATCAAAACGACCTTGGCCCTCGAGCATCGCGCCATCCCGGCGAGCCTGCATTTTCGTCGCCCGAACCCTCAGATCGACTTCGAACGGAGCCCCTTCTTCGTCAATACCACCCTGCGCGATTGGACCTCGGGCGACGAGCCGCGGCGCGCGGGGGTGACCTCCGTCGGCGCCGGTGGCACCAACGTGCACGTCGTTCTCGAGGAGGCACCGGAGCGCAACGCCGAAAGCGTGCCCGAGCCGTTCAAACTTCTCACCTTGAGCGGTCACACGGAGGCGGACCTCGAGCGGGTCACCGAGCGGCTTGCCGCGCACCTGGCCGCCCATCCCGAGATCGACGTGAACGATGCCGCCTACACGCTGCAGATCGGGCGCAAGCCGCTGACCCATCGCCGAATCGCCGTCGTGCGCGACGCGGGCGATGCCGCCGACGTCCTCACAGCCCGGGATCCGCGACGGCTCGCGTCCGGACGGAGCAGCGCCGAGGTCCCCGGCGTGGTGTTCATGTTCCCGGGGCAGGGCGCGCAATACGTCGGAATGGGGCGCGCCCTCTACGAGCGGAACGGCGTTTTTCGGGAGCACTTCGACGCGTGCTGCGATCTCGTTCGGCCGCACGTTCGCACCGACCTGAGGGAGCTGCTCTATCCGAGCCGACTCTCCGACGAGGACTCGGAAGCGCGCTTGCGGGCGACCGAGTCGGCGCAGCCGGCGTTGTTCGCGCTCGAGTACGCGCTCGCGCGGCAGTGGATGGCCTGGGGTGTGCAGCCCGGGGCGATGATCGGTCACAGCGTGGGCGAATGGGTCGCCGCGTGCCTGGCCGGAGTCGTCTCGCTGCCCGATGCGCTGAGCATCGTGGCGGTGCGCGGTCGCCTCGTGCAAGCGCTCGCGAGTGGATCGATGCTCTCCGTACCGCTCCGCGAGGACGAGCTCGCGCCGCTTCTCGGCGAAGGGCTCGAGATTGCGGCGATCAACGAGCCCGCGCGGTGCGTGGTCTCGGGACCCGACGCGCCCATCGCCGCCTTGGAGCTCCGCCTCCGAGAGCGCTTCGCCTCCAGCGGGACGGACGCGACGACGCGGCGCTTGCACACCTCGCACGCGTTTCATTCCGCGATGATGGATCCGGCGGTGGCGCCGTTCCTCGCCGTCCTACGGCGCGTGACGTTTTCCGAGCCCCGCATCCCGTTCGTGTCCAACGTGACGGGCACGTGGATCACGGATGCGGAGGCCACGTCACCGGAATATTGGGCCGCGCACCTTCGGCGCCCGGTGCTCTTTTCGAAGGGGATACGCGAGATCCTCCGCCGCGCCCCGAGCGTGCTCCTGGAGGTCGGCCCCGGCCGTGTGCTCTCCACGTTCGCGATCCGGCACCTCGAGAAAACCATGGGGCATGGCGTCGTCGCCAGCCTCGGCGATGCGGCGTCCGAATCGGCGCTCACCGCGGTGGGAAAGGTATGGCTCGCCGGTGTCTCCGTGGACTGGGCCGCGGTGCACGCCGGCCATGGGCGTCGCCGGATCGGGTTGCCGACGTACCCCTTCGCCGGGCCTCGTCATTGGATCGACGATCCTCCCGCACCCGAGCCCGAGGTGCATTCCGCATCGCCCGGTGGTGAGCCGCGCACCGAGTCGGAGAAGACGCTCGCCCGGATCTGGCAAAGCCTTCTCGGCGTGGAGCGCATCGGCCTCGATGACAACTTTTTCGAGCTGGGAGGCGACTCGGTCATCGGCGTGCAGATCGCGGCGCGGGCGGAAAAAGCCGGCCTTCGGATCACGCCGAAGCAACTCTTCGACCATGCCACCATCCGCACGCTGGCCGAAATCGCGCGGCCTACGGGGGTGCTCCCGGCCGAGCAGGGCCCGCTCGTCGGACCGGTTCCGACGACGCCGGCCATGCGCCGCATGCTCGAGGCCTACGACGACGCGAGCCGGTTCAAGAACCTGCCGCTCCATCTCGACTGGCGTGAACCTCCGAACGTTCGCGTGCTCGAAGAGACCCTTCGGCACCTCGCCCTGCATCACGACGCCCTCCGGATGCGCCTTCGCCTCCTCGACGGGACCCTGCAGCTCTATTACGCGGAGTCCGCAGAAGCGGCCTGGAGCCCGGCGCTGGAGCACGTCGACGTTTCGCACTGCAGCGAGGCCGAACAATCCGCGATCGCGCGGCAAGTCGAAACGAGCCTCGCCCGCGACTTGATGACGCCCGACTCGCCGATGGTGCGCGCGGTCCTCTTCGACCGCGGCCGCGTTGCGCCCCACCGGCTCACCTTCGTGTTCAACCACCTCATCGCCGACATCGCGGCGCAGGGCATCCTCGTCGAAGACCTGGAGGCCCTTTATGCACGCCTGGCGGCGGGCCGCCCGCCCGAGCTCCCCCCGAAGACCACCTCGTTCCGAGCGTGGGTCGAGCAAATTTCCGCGCCGGAGAGCCGCGGCTCGGCACGGCCGACGTTCGACAGGGCAGAGCGCCATTCCGTCGTCGTCTCCTTCTCCCTCGACGCCGACGAAACGCGCGCGCTGGTCGAGGTTCAAAAGATGCATCATACACGCATCGAAGTCCTCCTTCTCGCCGCCGCGGTGCGCGCGTTTCAGCGCTGGACGGGGGAGCGACGCATCGCCTTCGACCTGGAGGGAGAGGGGCGAGAAGTCGCCCTGCCGGGGGTCGACGTCTCACGGACCTTTGGCTGGTTCACGACCCTGTTCCCGATGGTCTTCGAACTGGGGAGCGACCACGACCCGATGCGCGACGTCAAAGCGCTGAAGGAACAAGTGGCGACCATCGCGCGCGAAGGCATCGGACACGGCCTGCTCGACGCGCCGAACGATCCGCGCCCAGAGACCCTTTTCGTCTACCTCGGCCCGAACACGGACGTGGAATCGCGCCTTTTCCTTCGCCCGTCCCAGGATGGCCTCGCCGAATACTTCGCGGGCTTCCGCCCCGACCATTACCGACTCCTCATCACGAGCCACATGGCCCACGGTGGACTGGAGGTCCTCTTCACGTACGACACGCAGCGCTTCGACGCCGGCGCCATCGAGACGCTCGCCAGCCTCTTCGGCAGCAGCCTCCGCGCGATCTTCGCGGCGCGTGCGGCCGATGCGGCGGCGGCGGCCTCGCCCGTCGACTTTCCCGGTGCGGATCTGACCGACGCCGACCTCGCAGACCTTCTCGACGAATTCCAAGCCAAGTGA